The DNA region TTGTTGTTGAAGAACAGCTTCGCCCAGTTCGGCCAGTTCCACGCCAACTGCTCGTAGAACGCGTTGGTCGCCGTTTCCTCCGAGTATGCGCGGCGGCCGGCGTAGTCCATCGAGTAGAACCAGTGGATCCGGTCCTGCACCGCCCGGTGAACCTCGGGCGACTTGTTGTTGTAGTCGATCATGTAGCGCTCGTAGTAGACGGGCTCGACATCCCTTGCTGCCGCCATGATCTGCTCGGCGGTACAGGTCGTCTTCAACATCCGATTGGGAATCGGGTAGTCGTCGGTCGCGTCGGCGGAGGCCACCGCGGGAAGCGCCATCGTGATCGCACCCAAGACCGCGACCGCGGCACTCGCTTTACGCACCATTGCCGAAATCATCTCGCTCCTCGTGCTCATTGTCGCGCCACGTCCAGCAGCGGCAGTTTGTCGGGGCAGTACGTCCGCAGTCCCGCGGCCAGGAACTGCCACGCCTGTTCGGTGGTACTGCCCTTCTGCAGGTTGGTGTGCACAAAATCAGCCGAGTCGAAGGCATTGTGGTCGACGCCTCGGGTCAGGCGCTTGCACGTGATCTTGCCGATCCAGGCGTTGTAGTCCTTCTGGCCGTAGATGCCGTAGGTGTGCAACTCCTCGGCGAACGCCGTGTCGGGGTCGGCCGCGGCCGGGGCCGCGAGCGCCAATCCCATCGCCAGTGCGGCGACTCCTACCAGTGCCCGTTTCATGGACGCACTCCTTCGGACGGTTCTTCTTGCAGCCGGTCAGGTTTCGGCCACGGTGAGGGGACGGGTCGGGTGCGCACGCGTTGCGGCCACCAGAACCACGGTCCCATCAGCGCGGCGATGGCCGGGGTCATGAACGCACGGATCACGAGCGTGTCGAACAACAGACCCAGGCCGATCGTCGTACCGACCTGTGCGATCACGGTCAGCTCGCTGACCGCCATCGACATCATGGTAAAGGCGAAGACCAGCCCGGCGGCGGTTACCACCGTGCCGCTGCCGCCCATCGCGCGGATGATGCCGGTGCCGACCCCGGCATGGATCTCCTCTTTGAGCCGGGAGACCAGCAGCAGGTTGTAGTCGGCGCCCACACCCAGCAGGATGATCACCGCCATCGCGAACACCATCCAGTGCAGTTCGATGCCGAGGATGTGCTGCCAGATCAGAATCGACAGACCGAACGAGGCACCGAGCGAGATCACCACCGTGCCGACGATGACTGCGGCGGCGACCACTGCGCGGGTGATGATCAGCATGATGATGAAGATCAGGCACAGCGCCGAGATGCCGGCGATCAACAGGTCCCAGTTGTTGCCGTCCTGCATGTCTTTGAAGGTGGCTGCCGTTCCGCCGAGGTAGACCTTGGACCCCTCCAGCGGAGTGCCCTTGATGGCCTCCTTCGCAGCGGTCTTGATCGCGTCGATCTTCTCGATGCCCTCAGGGGTGAGTGGGTCGCCCTCATGGGCGATGATGAATCGCACCGCATGGCCGTCGGGGGAGAGGAACTGTTCCAGGCCGCGTTGGAAGTCCTTGTTCTCGAAGATCTCCGGCGGCAGGTAGAACGAGTCGTCGTTCATCGAGTCGTCGAAGGCCTCGCCCATTGCGTCCGAGTCCTCGGACATCGCGGCCATCTGATCCTGCTGACCCTTCTGGCTCTGGTACATGGTCAGCATCATCGTGCGCATGGTCTTCATCGTCGTGATCATCTCGGGCATCAGCGCGACCATCTGGGGCATCAGCGTGTCCAACCGCTGCATGTCCGGCAGGATCGCCTTGATGTCGTCGGTCATCACGTTGATGCCGTCGAGGGTGTCGAACACCGATCGCATCGCCCAGCAGACCGGGATGTTGTAGCACTTGGGTTCCCAGTAGAAGTAGTTGCGGATCGGCCGGAAGAAGTCATCGAAGTTCGCGATGTTGTCGCGGAGTTCTTCGATGTCGACGACCATGTTCTCCATCTGAGCCACCATGCTGGAGGTGATCTCCGACATCTGGGCGGTCAGACTCGACATCTTCTCCATCGTGGTGATGGTGTTGGCCATCTCGTCAGCCTGAACGAGCATGTCGGCCATCCGGTCCTGCATGTACTTCTCGTTGAGCCGCTGGGTGGTGCCCTGCATGCTCATCTGGAACGGGATCGACGTGTGCTTGATGGGTTTCCCGTCGGGCCGGGTGATGGCCTGCACCCGGGCGATGCCCTCG from Mycobacterium sp. DL includes:
- a CDS encoding DUF5078 domain-containing protein, with the translated sequence MISAMVRKASAAVAVLGAITMALPAVASADATDDYPIPNRMLKTTCTAEQIMAAARDVEPVYYERYMIDYNNKSPEVHRAVQDRIHWFYSMDYAGRRAYSEETATNAFYEQLAWNWPNWAKLFFNNKGVAARTTDICNQYPPDDMSVWVW
- a CDS encoding DUF732 domain-containing protein, with the translated sequence MKRALVGVAALAMGLALAAPAAADPDTAFAEELHTYGIYGQKDYNAWIGKITCKRLTRGVDHNAFDSADFVHTNLQKGSTTEQAWQFLAAGLRTYCPDKLPLLDVARQ
- a CDS encoding MMPL family transporter produces the protein MSTPVSDAPTDAFPPARKPHRPFIPRMIRTFAVPIILGWVALVVVLNLVVPQLETVGQMQAVSMSPDDAPSMISMKKVGELFEEGDSDSSVMVVFEGEEPLGDEAHAWYDDMVDRLEADTAHVQSVQDFWSDPLTASGSQSTDGKAAYVQVKLAGNQGEALANESVESVQSIVGSLEPPPGVKAYVTGPAALAADQHIAGDRSMRTIEATTFIVIIIMLLLVYRSLVTVLITLVMVVLSLTTARGVVAFLGYHEIIGLSTFATNLLVTLAIAAATDYAIFLTGRYQEARAAGEDKETAFYTMFETTAHVVLGSGLTIAGATFCLSFTRLPYFQTMGVPLAIGMFVVVLAGVVLMAAMISFVTRFGKILEPKRTMRVRGWRKIGAAVVRWPGPILVATIALSLIGLLALPGYQTNYNDRNYLPTDLPANEGYAAADRHFSQARMNPELLMVESDHDMRNSADFLVIDKIAKALFRVEGIARVQAITRPDGKPIKHTSIPFQMSMQGTTQRLNEKYMQDRMADMLVQADEMANTITTMEKMSSLTAQMSEITSSMVAQMENMVVDIEELRDNIANFDDFFRPIRNYFYWEPKCYNIPVCWAMRSVFDTLDGINVMTDDIKAILPDMQRLDTLMPQMVALMPEMITTMKTMRTMMLTMYQSQKGQQDQMAAMSEDSDAMGEAFDDSMNDDSFYLPPEIFENKDFQRGLEQFLSPDGHAVRFIIAHEGDPLTPEGIEKIDAIKTAAKEAIKGTPLEGSKVYLGGTAATFKDMQDGNNWDLLIAGISALCLIFIIMLIITRAVVAAAVIVGTVVISLGASFGLSILIWQHILGIELHWMVFAMAVIILLGVGADYNLLLVSRLKEEIHAGVGTGIIRAMGGSGTVVTAAGLVFAFTMMSMAVSELTVIAQVGTTIGLGLLFDTLVIRAFMTPAIAALMGPWFWWPQRVRTRPVPSPWPKPDRLQEEPSEGVRP